In Paenibacillus dendritiformis, the DNA window CCAGCGTATCGTCTGCTCCGGAGCGGTCATCCACTGAATGAACTTCCACGCCGCCCGCTTCTTCTCCGTGGACGATGCCGCCAGCACGGCCAGATTCGCGCCGCCCGTCGGAGCGCCATAATCCTTGTTCGCCGGCAGAAAGGCGGTTCCGACCTCGAATCCGGCCGTCTCCTTCAAGCCCTTCAGATCGCCCGTCGACGTAAAGATCATGGCGACCTGCCCGTTGACGAAATCCTGCTTGGCTACGTCCCAAGCATTGTATTTCTCGCCCGGCGGATTCTTCATAATGCCTTCCTTGATCATGCGCGACCAGAATTCAAGCGGCGCTTTTCCCGCCTCGTTCAGCAGCGCAAGCTGCTTGTTGTCCTCGGTCAAGATGCTGCCCCCGCTCTGAAAGACAAGCGCTTCATAGAACCAGATGTCGATCGGCGTGGAGAAGCCGTAGCGCACCGTCTTCCCGCCCTCCTGCTTCGTCAGCTTGCGGGCGAATTCCTCCAGCTCCGTCCAAGTCTTCGGGCCTTCCGGGTTGAGACCCGCCTCCTTCAACAGCCCCTTGTTCAGATAGAGCAAGGGCGTCGAGCGGTTGAACGGGATGGCGTACAGCTCATCCTTCCAGTAGGAGTTGCCCATCAATCCGTCGATATAGTCCTTCTCCGCGCCTTGCGTATACGAGGACAGCGGCTCGATGACGCCCGCGTCCGCGAACGCCCCGACCGAAGCGACCTCGATCATCGTGACGTCGGGCTGGTTGCCGGCGGCAACGGCGGCCAGCACCTTGGAATGGTTCGTATAATAATCGCCTTGATAAGCCGGCCGAACGAATACTTCATCCTGAGACGCGTTGAAGTCCGCCGTCATCGCTTCAATCAGCTCGCCATTCGCTCCGCCCAGAGAATACCAGAACTGAATCTCTACCGGCGTGCCCGCAGCCGGTTCGGAAGCGATCTGGGCCGCCGGCGCCGGGGCGAGTCCCCCTGTCTGGGCGTCCGCCGCGCTTCCCGAGGATGTCCCCGCGGCCGTCCCGCCGCAGCCGGACAACAATGCCCCCGCCCCCATCATCATCGCCAGCACGGCTGACCGCATTCGCTTCTTGCGATACATATTCCAAATCATCCTTCTTCATCTCCTTCACGATGGATTGATGTGCGATTCATTAATGCTCGATCGATTGATGTACGATTTATTGATACGCGATTGAGTTAGACAAGAAGCTTTATTTGGTGCTGTACACGAAAGCCTGCATAATATGCCGCTGTGCCAGAACGAACAGCAGCAGCGCCGGAACGACGAGCATCAGATTGCCTGCCATCAGCACGTTCCACGCGCTGATGCCTTCCGTCTCCTTCAGCATCGCAATGCCCACTGGAAGTGTCCGCATCGCCGCCTGATTCGTCATAATAAGCGGCCAGAAATAATCATTCCAATGGTATATGAGGCTGAACAGCGCAAAGGTCGTCACGGCCGGCTTCGCCATCGGCACCGCGATGCGCCACAGGATCGTCCATTCGGTCGCATGATCGAGCCGGGCCGCCTCCATCATATCTTCCGGTATCTGCAAGAACGCTTGCCGGATGAGGAAGATGCCGAAGGCGCTCGCCCCGAATGGAAGAATTAACGCCCACAACGTATTGATTAGATTCCACCCGCTCATCTGCACATAAATAGGAAGGAACACGACCTGCGACGGGATCATGAGCGCCAGCAGCACGAGGCTGAACAGCAGTCCCCTCCCCTTGAAGCGGAAGCGGGCGAACGCATAAGCGGCCGGAATGCCGGTGAGCAGCTGCAGCGCCAAAATGCTGACGGCGACAATCACATTGTTCAGCACGTAACGGCCGAACGGACCCGAGTTCCACGCCGCAGAGAAGTTGTCCCATCGCCATTCCTGCGGGATCCACGTTGGCGGGAACTGCAGCACCTCGGGCTTTGATTTGAAGGCGGTCACGAGCATCCACAAGAAGGGAAAGAGGAACATGCCCGCGATCAGGGCGAGCGCGGCGGCTTCCAGCAGGCGGAAGGGCCATCTGCGTACCAGGTTGTGCATATCGGCAGCCTCCTTTTCTTGTTTTTTAGCGGTAATGAACCCGGCGCCCGAGCAGAGCGAAATGCGCGAGCGTCACCAGGCCGACGGCGGCCAGCAGCAAGACCGAGCCGGCAGCGGCATACCCGCCGTTGAAGAACTCCATCCCCTGCTCGTAAATGTAGTAGACCAGCATGTTGGTGCTGTTCACGGGGCCGCCCTGGGTCATGATGCTGATCGTATCGAAGACCTGAAAGGAACTAATCGTATTCATGATGAGCAGAAAGAACAGACTGGGCGACAAGAGCGGAATCGTAATCCGCCACACGACGCGCCAGCGCGACACGTTATCCAGCAGCGCCGCTTCATGAATCTCGCGCGGGATGCTCTGCAGACCGGCAATCAGTACGATCATGTTGTAGCCGACCCCCTTCCAGAGCGCGACGAGAATGAGCGAAGGCAGGGCGGTGGCCGGATCGGCGAGCCACGGCAGGCCGGAAATGCCGAGTGCCTCCAGCACGGTGTTCAGCAGGCCGTACTGGGGATCCATCATCCACAGCCACAAGATCGATATGGAGACGAGAGAAATGATATGCGGGCTGAACAGCATGCCTTGAATGAGCCCGAACCTCCGTGCCGGACGGTTCAGCCACAAGGCCAGAAACAGAGCCAGCAGCAGCCCGAGGCCGACGGTCGCCGCCGTGTATATCGCCGTATTGGCGACCACATGCGCGAAGTCGGGATCCGCGAGCAGCTCGCGGTAATTGGCCAAGCCGTACCAGGAACGGCTCGCGAGATTCAGCAGAGACCAGTCGAAGAAGCTCAGAACAAAGACGGACAGCATCGGATAGAAAAAGAACAAACCGAGAAACAGAAATGCCGGGCCGATATATACATAGGGCCGGATTCTCTCCCACAGGCGGCGGCGACGGACGGCAGCATTGTTCTCCTCCATGGCATGCCGTGTCCGCTCTGCGGACAACAGCGCTCCCCGCCCGGGCATTACAGTCGATTTCACGATAGGCACCCCCAATCATCAGCTGCGCAGCGGCCTGTACCTGCCCATGGGCGCTTGCCCGCTTGGAACAGGAACGGCCTGTCATCTCCCCCAGCATAGCGGAGAAATGTAAAGCCCATATCAGAGGCTTGTAAAGGGTTCCTGCATTTTTTGCAAAGAAATCATAAAGCCGCATCGAGTTAAGCATTGCGGTCTGGTTCCCGATTGTATAAGATGGGAGAAAGTTCGCAACAATAAGAAAAAAACACCGGAAAACAAAACAATTTTAATATTTTTAAATTTTGGGGTTGACTGTGACTTATATCACATCTAATATTTGGTCTTGATGTTACAATCATGGTGTAAAACGGTTAGTTAAATTTTTCACAAAGTATTTTTGAATAATGAAAAGGTGGGGACGGGTTATGAAAAAGAAAATTGCGTTGCTTTTGTCTGCTGTATTAGTAGTAGGCATGCTGGCAGGCTGTGGAGATAAGAAAGAAGAGACTACAGCACCAAATACGGAGACGACGACTCCGGCGGATCAAGGCCAAGCCCAAGGCCAATATAAAGATGGCACGTATCATGCCGAAGCCGGCGACTTCGACGAGAAGTCCGGTTGGAAAGATACGCTCGATATCACCGTGAAAGACGGTAAGATTACAGAAGTGAACTGGGACGCCGTCAATAAAGAAGGCGGAAAAACGAAAAAAGAGCTGGGCGAAGAGTACGGCATGAAGAAAGCCGGTTCCGAACTGGAATGGAGCGAGCAAGCGAAAAAAATGGAAGAAGAGCTGATCGCGAAGCAAGATCCTGCGGCCATCGCAGTGAAAGATGATGGCACCCAGGATGCAATCTCCGGCGTATCCATCCACGTCATCGGCTTTGTGAAGCTGGCTGAGGAAGCTCTCGCTTCGGCTAAGTAATCTGGCTTCGATTCAGGATTGAATATAGAGCTCCGCAGTAAGAGAGTACGGTGGCCTACGGGCACAGATGACGCTTGATAGCATTCATCCTTGCTCTCCTGCTGTCGGGGCTCCCTTCATGATATAGTTTAATTTTGAACCAACGCAATTCATACTACATCGTTATGCAGGGGTGAAACCATGAAAGAGATCGTTGTGTTGGGCGCAGGCTACGGCGGTGTCCTGACGGCGAAGAAGCTGGCCAAACGGTTCAAAAAGGATCAGGATATCCGCATCAGGCTGATTGACCGCAAGCCGTTCCATACGATGATGACGGAGCTGCACGAGGTCGCCGCGGGGCGCGTTGACGAAGATGCCATCAAGATGGATCTGAAGAAGATTTTCGCGGGCCTCAAGGTGGACATCGTCCTGGACGAAATTGCGAACATTGATTTCAAGAGCAACAAGCTCGAGGGAAAACACGGCACGTACAAGTATGATCATCTTGTTATCGGTACCGGATGTAAACCGTCATTCTTCGGGATCCCGGGCGCGGAGGAGCATTCCTTCTCGCTGTGGTCGTTCGAGGATGCGGTGAAGCTGAAGCAGCAGATCCGCCAAATGTTCATGGATGCCACGAAAGTGAGCGATCCGGAACTGCGCAAGCAGATGCTGACCTTCGTCGTCGTCGGCGCCGGCTTCACGGGCGTGGAAATGATCGGCGAACTGGCGGAATACCGCGAGCAGCTGTGCCAGGAATTCTATGTGGATGAATCCGAAGTTCGTCTTGTCGTGGCCGATATGGCACCGAAGATTTTGCCGATTCTGCCGCAAAATCTGATCGACAAAGCGGATAAATATCTCCGCAAAATGAAAGTCGAGATCATTACCGGAACGAAAATTTCCGGCGTGACGCCGAACTCGGTTATTCTGGGCGAGGACAACGAAATCAAATCGAGCACGGTGATCTGGACGGCTGGGGTCGAAGGTTCCGATCTGGTCGGCAATCTCGACGTGCAGCAGCAAGGACGCAAGCGCATTTTGACCAATGACAAGCTGCAGTCCGTTGATTATGACAATGTCTATGTTGTCGGCGACAACATCTTCTATATTCCGGAAGGCGAAGAGCGGCCCGTCCCGCAAATGGTCGAGAACGCCGAGCACTCCGCCGGCCTCATCGCCCACAATCTCGTATGCGACATCAAGGGCGGCACGCAAAAATCGTACAAGCCGGCCTTCCACGGGACGATGGTCTCCATTGGCGGACGCTACGGGGTTGCCGCCGTGGGAACGCCGAAGAAGCTGTTCCATTTCTCCGGCTTCCTGGCCATGTTCTTCAAGCACATGATTAATATCGTGTACTTCTTGCAGGTACTTGGTTTTAATAAGGTCTGGACTTATTTGATGCACGAGATCTTCCACATCGAGAACCGCAGAAGCTTCGTTGGCGGCCACTTCTCCAAGCGTTCGCCGAACTTCTGGCTTGTGCCGCTGCGGATCTACATCGGTGTCATGTGGTTGATGCAAGGTTGGGAGAAAGCGGCGAAGCTGCTTAAGGATCCTTCCCAAATGTTCTTGATTCCGCCGAAGGCGATGGATGGCGTGACGGCGGCTACGGAAGCGGTCGACGCGGTCCATTCGACCGTAGACGCCCAGACGGCCGCATCGGCCGTAGAAGGGGCAAGCACGGCGATCAAGGCTATTCCGGTGCCGGATTTCCTCAAGAGCATCGTGGATTGGTCGATGGATTTGATGTTCTATACGCATGACGGCGGCTACACGACGCTGGCATATATTTTCCAGGGCTGCATGGTAGCGGCCGAGGTTGTCTTCGGCATTATGCTGATTATCGGCTTGTTCACGGCGATTGCCGCGATCGGAACTTGCGCGATGGGCGTCATGATCTACACGTCCGGCATGGCTCCTTACGAGATGTTCTGGTACTTCTTCGGCGGCATCGCGTTGATTGGCGGTTCCGGCAGCACCTTCGGCGCGGATTACTACCTGTACCCTCGCCTGAAGCGAATCTGGAAGAAGATTCCGCTTGTCCGCCGCTGGTACCTGTATACCGATTAATCGGGACCCGGACGATATAACATTCATTGACAACGGCAAAGTAATGTGTCCCTGCGTCACATTACTTTGCTTATTTCTACAGGGAAGCGGGGGGTTCCCATGAACCGGCAACTTATGAAGGATACGATTCAGATGCTTGAGCAAGAGCTTCCGCCGCTGGCCGGCATCCGCATTACGGCGGGCTCGGACGAACGCTACCTGTCCGATATGGCGCGAACGCTGGACGCTTATGATATGACAGCCGAGGAACGGCGCCTTCTGTTAGGCTGCTATTGGCTGCTGCGTCAAGCGATGCGGACGCATCACCATGTTCCCCAGGACGAGCGTCTCGCGGGGAAAGCGGTGCTCGACGGCGACTTCTTGCTCAGTCTGTACTACCAGTTCGCCGCGCGTCACGGGTTAACCGAGCTGATAGCCGATATGGCTACGGTCAACAAGCGGATTCAAATACGGCGGGCAGAGGGAAAAGGTACGGAATCGGAGCTGCATCGGCAGATGTCCCGGTTCCTGATGAAGCGTTACAAGCAGGTGGCATATGAGGTCATTTGACGGCACGCTGCATGAACGCCTTCATATCCCGCTCGCCCGCATCAACCGCGACCTGGAACGAATTGTGCTGCATGACCCGGATGTATCCTCCCGATCCATCGTCGCGCTCAGCGTCATGGATCTCATCCGCGCAGGAGGCAAGCGTCTGCGGCCGATTATGACGATCGTCGGCAGCCGGTTCGGCTCCCGTCCCGAGACGGACAGCGTCTACCAGTTGGCCGCGATGGTCGAAATGGTCCACGCCGCCTCACTCGTTCACGACGATATTCTGGATCAGGCAGAGACGCGGCGCGGACAGCCGGCCCTGCATCGCAAGACCGGGGTCTATTCTGCCGTCCATATCGGAAACTATATTATGTGCCGCGTCATGGAACTCGCCGCCGCCAATGGGCAGGAGGCGGAGAAATATATCCACGAGCTGGCCTCGGTCACGACGACCCAGCTCTGCCTAGGCGAGTACCAGCAGATGGAGCAGCGCTTCAATCTCGAAATCCCGCTGGAGGCGTATTGGGAGAAGACACGCAACAAGACCGCCCTGCTGATGGCCACCTGCCTGCAGCTTGGCGCCAAAGCAGCCGGCGCCGCTCCGGACGTCGTGGACAGCCTGTACCGCTTCGGCGAGCTGCTCGGCATGGCCTTCCAGATTCGGGACGACATCATGGACTTCACGGCGACCGCCGAGGAGCTGGGCAAGCCGGCAGGCACCGACCTCCGCAACGGTCATGTCACCCTGCCCGTCATCCTGGCGATGAAGGACGAGGCCACGGCCGGCAAGCTGCGCGAGCTGCTTCGCCCGGACGCCTCCGAAGCGGCAATGGACGAGGCCATCGAGATCGTCCGGCAGAGCGGAGGCCTGGAGGAAGCGCTGGCGGTAAGCCACCGGTTCATGAAGCAGGCATGGGACGTGACGGAGCAGTTGTCCGCTTTTCCGGCGCATGCCGATCTGCGCACGCTCTGGTCTTATTTCGAGGCGCGAACGTATTGACCCGTACCCGGCAGAAGCCGAATCTCTTGGATACAGGAGGTTCGGCTTTCTTGGGTTTCCCGAATAATTCAACTGTTTACTCTTTTGTCCATTGGGGCAAGGTGGTATTATTATGTTATTGCGCGCAGCCTGTCTGCCAATCGCAATCTGCATCTTAGATGAAGGAGGATCGACAGTGAAGCCTCGCCGATTTGTATTGGAAGCCGTTATGCTAGCGGTATACGGCCATTTATTTGAGCCCCGGCGGCCCGTTGAATATGTAATCCCTTATACGACGATCATGGAATTGTACGAGATGCGTCAGGAGGGCGAGCAGGTCATGCCCGACCCGGAAGAAGACGTATTCGCCAAGCAGCAGATCGAGCAGCTGATCACCTATTTCGAGAGCGAATTGAACAAAAAGAAGATCGAACGGGCCTTAACCGCCCCTTGGCGGACCAGCCCTCCCCTTCTCTTGCGCGATAACGTCTCTTGCGTCATCATCAACGCGATGGACAACGCGCGCTACGGAGAACTGTTCGATCCGGTGGAGACGGAGCTCATTCTCACCTCCATGCGCGAGCAGGCTCCTTTGTTGACGGATCAGTTCGAATTTGTCAGCCGGCTCATCGCCAATGAAGTGCCGATTCCGATCTACGACATCGATGATTTCGACTATGCCGTCGAACAGGAAGACTTCCCTGACGACACCGGCATGCATTAGCACCAGCCCGCCCCTTAAGCTAGCAAGAGGCGGGTTTTTGCATGGGAAGGGCGCTAGCGCTTGAACAGCTCTTTGTCGTATTTCTCCTTAATATTGCGGTAAACCACCTCATCCTCCCTGGAGTATCCCGTAATATCGACCGGGTTTCTTTCAATCCGATCGCTAACTGCAACCACGAAGCGGGTATCGTTGTAAGGAATGGGCTTGAGCTCCTCCCGCATCTCTTGTCCATCCACCGCTTTCACGGTAATATGGTCGATCGCTTCGTCATACAGGACGGAGGTAAACATAACGCTCCCATTCTTTGAACTCGTATGCCAATACACTCGCTTTCTCTCTGGCGCCCCTCTCGGAATATAAAGATAATTAATTTTGGAATCCCCTGCTTCGGAACAGAAAATATGCGTAGAGTAATGATTATCCGTGATAAACGTGACATGATGTGAGTTGATCTTATACGTTACGAGGGAATCCCGATTGAGCTGATACTTGGAGCCGATATACGATTGATAGGACTCTACAGGATCGCGGTTCATCATCATGAGGGCTGGGCCTATGAGGACAGCGACAAGAATAAAGCAACCGGAAACCAGAATGATGCTTCTCTTCTTCATCACGACCACCTTTCTTCCCAGAAGAAAACAAGAGGAGTCTCCCCCTCTTTAAAAATTCATGTACGTCCTTTTCTCACGTAACCAATGATCATAATCTTTACTAAAGCTAATCCTACAGACCAGGGTCCAACGCTTATAGTACTACATTAATGCGCGAGCAGGCACCTTTGTTGACGGATCAGTTCGAATTTGTCAGCCGGCTCATCGCCAATAAAGTGCCGATTCCGATCTGCGACATCGATGATCTCGACTATGCCGTCGAACGGGAAGACTTCCCTCACGATACCGGCATGCATTATCACCAGCCCGCCCCATAAGCTGGCAAGAGGCGGGGCTTTGGATACATCCAACCTTACTTGAACAAACTTTTGTCGTATTTTTGATTCACGTTCTTGTACACGACCTTATTCTCCTTAGAGTATCCTGTTATATCGACAGGGGATTGCTGGATTCGATTGTCAACTGCAATCACGAAGCGGTAATTATTGTACTGAATCGGGTGCAGTTCCTTGCTCATCTCCCGACCGTCCTCCGCCTTCACGGTAATCCGGTCAATCGCCCCGTCCAGCAGGACAGAGGTAAATATGACGCTGTCTTGACGTGCGCTAAGGTGCCAATGCACTCTCGTATCTTCAGGGGGCCAAATTGGAAAATATAAATAACCAAGAATAACATTCTGGGGATTTGAATAGAATACAAGCGTTTCCCCGTTGCTATCCGTGAAAAAATCGATATGATGCGAGTTGATCGTATACGTCACGCGGGAGTCCCGGTCTAGCTGGTGCATGGAACCGGCACGCGACTGAAACGGCGCTATCGGATCGCGGTTTATTATCTTGATGACGACGACGGCGAGAATAACAGCAAGAATTAAGAAGCCCGCGATCAGGGCTCTTTTTCGCTTGTTCATGTAGACCACCTTTCTTTAGCAAGCAGAAAAAAGAGGAGTTGCCTCCTCTTTAAAAACTCATGTAAGTAGGTTCGTCAAACTTCCAACTATCGGATTCATTTGCAATGCCAATCCCTATTGAAAATGGTCCGGCACTTATACTGTTAACATATGCTCTGCCCCATGTGTGTGCTACAGTCACTTTAAACGAAATCGTTGTTCCTGGTCGCGGATAACCATCGGTAAAATTAAAATAATACCACATTAAATGTCTATATCCGTTATATTGCTCAAACTTAGGAGGATTGACTCTTGCAACTTGGACAGTATC includes these proteins:
- a CDS encoding ADP-heptose synthase; translated protein: MKPRRFVLEAVMLAVYGHLFEPRRPVEYVIPYTTIMELYEMRQEGEQVMPDPEEDVFAKQQIEQLITYFESELNKKKIERALTAPWRTSPPLLLRDNVSCVIINAMDNARYGELFDPVETELILTSMREQAPLLTDQFEFVSRLIANEVPIPIYDIDDFDYAVEQEDFPDDTGMH
- a CDS encoding FMN-binding protein, with protein sequence MKKKIALLLSAVLVVGMLAGCGDKKEETTAPNTETTTPADQGQAQGQYKDGTYHAEAGDFDEKSGWKDTLDITVKDGKITEVNWDAVNKEGGKTKKELGEEYGMKKAGSELEWSEQAKKMEEELIAKQDPAAIAVKDDGTQDAISGVSIHVIGFVKLAEEALASAK
- a CDS encoding carbohydrate ABC transporter permease, yielding MHNLVRRWPFRLLEAAALALIAGMFLFPFLWMLVTAFKSKPEVLQFPPTWIPQEWRWDNFSAAWNSGPFGRYVLNNVIVAVSILALQLLTGIPAAYAFARFRFKGRGLLFSLVLLALMIPSQVVFLPIYVQMSGWNLINTLWALILPFGASAFGIFLIRQAFLQIPEDMMEAARLDHATEWTILWRIAVPMAKPAVTTFALFSLIYHWNDYFWPLIMTNQAAMRTLPVGIAMLKETEGISAWNVLMAGNLMLVVPALLLFVLAQRHIMQAFVYSTK
- a CDS encoding FAD-dependent oxidoreductase translates to MKEIVVLGAGYGGVLTAKKLAKRFKKDQDIRIRLIDRKPFHTMMTELHEVAAGRVDEDAIKMDLKKIFAGLKVDIVLDEIANIDFKSNKLEGKHGTYKYDHLVIGTGCKPSFFGIPGAEEHSFSLWSFEDAVKLKQQIRQMFMDATKVSDPELRKQMLTFVVVGAGFTGVEMIGELAEYREQLCQEFYVDESEVRLVVADMAPKILPILPQNLIDKADKYLRKMKVEIITGTKISGVTPNSVILGEDNEIKSSTVIWTAGVEGSDLVGNLDVQQQGRKRILTNDKLQSVDYDNVYVVGDNIFYIPEGEERPVPQMVENAEHSAGLIAHNLVCDIKGGTQKSYKPAFHGTMVSIGGRYGVAAVGTPKKLFHFSGFLAMFFKHMINIVYFLQVLGFNKVWTYLMHEIFHIENRRSFVGGHFSKRSPNFWLVPLRIYIGVMWLMQGWEKAAKLLKDPSQMFLIPPKAMDGVTAATEAVDAVHSTVDAQTAASAVEGASTAIKAIPVPDFLKSIVDWSMDLMFYTHDGGYTTLAYIFQGCMVAAEVVFGIMLIIGLFTAIAAIGTCAMGVMIYTSGMAPYEMFWYFFGGIALIGGSGSTFGADYYLYPRLKRIWKKIPLVRRWYLYTD
- a CDS encoding ABC transporter substrate-binding protein, which translates into the protein MYRKKRMRSAVLAMMMGAGALLSGCGGTAAGTSSGSAADAQTGGLAPAPAAQIASEPAAGTPVEIQFWYSLGGANGELIEAMTADFNASQDEVFVRPAYQGDYYTNHSKVLAAVAAGNQPDVTMIEVASVGAFADAGVIEPLSSYTQGAEKDYIDGLMGNSYWKDELYAIPFNRSTPLLYLNKGLLKEAGLNPEGPKTWTELEEFARKLTKQEGGKTVRYGFSTPIDIWFYEALVFQSGGSILTEDNKQLALLNEAGKAPLEFWSRMIKEGIMKNPPGEKYNAWDVAKQDFVNGQVAMIFTSTGDLKGLKETAGFEVGTAFLPANKDYGAPTGGANLAVLAASSTEKKRAAWKFIQWMTAPEQTIRWSQGSGYMPVSKTAVESDTLKEAFAKDPNFKVAIDQLQYGKARPMVPGYKELQEVIMTEIQRVILGQATPDGALQAATDKANKLLRK
- a CDS encoding carbohydrate ABC transporter permease, producing MEENNAAVRRRRLWERIRPYVYIGPAFLFLGLFFFYPMLSVFVLSFFDWSLLNLASRSWYGLANYRELLADPDFAHVVANTAIYTAATVGLGLLLALFLALWLNRPARRFGLIQGMLFSPHIISLVSISILWLWMMDPQYGLLNTVLEALGISGLPWLADPATALPSLILVALWKGVGYNMIVLIAGLQSIPREIHEAALLDNVSRWRVVWRITIPLLSPSLFFLLIMNTISSFQVFDTISIMTQGGPVNSTNMLVYYIYEQGMEFFNGGYAAAGSVLLLAAVGLVTLAHFALLGRRVHYR
- a CDS encoding polyprenyl synthetase family protein, translating into MRSFDGTLHERLHIPLARINRDLERIVLHDPDVSSRSIVALSVMDLIRAGGKRLRPIMTIVGSRFGSRPETDSVYQLAAMVEMVHAASLVHDDILDQAETRRGQPALHRKTGVYSAVHIGNYIMCRVMELAAANGQEAEKYIHELASVTTTQLCLGEYQQMEQRFNLEIPLEAYWEKTRNKTALLMATCLQLGAKAAGAAPDVVDSLYRFGELLGMAFQIRDDIMDFTATAEELGKPAGTDLRNGHVTLPVILAMKDEATAGKLRELLRPDASEAAMDEAIEIVRQSGGLEEALAVSHRFMKQAWDVTEQLSAFPAHADLRTLWSYFEARTY
- a CDS encoding adenylate kinase and related kinase — encoded protein: MNRQLMKDTIQMLEQELPPLAGIRITAGSDERYLSDMARTLDAYDMTAEERRLLLGCYWLLRQAMRTHHHVPQDERLAGKAVLDGDFLLSLYYQFAARHGLTELIADMATVNKRIQIRRAEGKGTESELHRQMSRFLMKRYKQVAYEVI